gcaggtctggtgaaaaatagtatacacaccACGGGGGAAGTTAGGACTTGCCTTTGGCTCGGGTAGACAATTACACACGCGGCTTAGAATGTCCTACTTTTCTTCCTTGATGTGTAATGTACTATTAATAGTCATATATTGATTGATATTTATACCTGGTTTTCTAGTTCTCTGAGTTCTTCAGATGTTAATGGTGCTTTCAATGCTGCATCGTATCCCATTTTTGCCCAATGGCTCAAGCGGCTCAAAGTATGAGCTTTGCGAGGATTAATGCCTGTAACTCTGCATAAGaaaaagaatatataatttagtaacaataataagaaatagtatattacacaccaagggaGGAAAGTGGGACATTCCAAGCCGCGTGTATAATTGCCTACCCGAGCCTAAGGCGAGTCCCACCTTCCAACGTGGTGTGAAtacaatttttcaccagattcACACcagaaagtttaaatttttgtttctgttTATGGAAAAAATGATACATGTCCTAgtttttgtcataaaaaaaaaaagaacaactTTCTTTCCTCTAAACAGATCAGGAATTTAGACTTTCAGCGCAGGaatgatggaaaaaaaaaatttgaataaaaaatacttgatcGCGTAATCTTTTGCTCTTGAACtgaaagaaaaacaaaaatgaagCGCAGGAAAACTAATCTcccaatttaaataatcagtaGCCATAGTAATTGCAACTTTACGTGTCACAAATTCATCAATTATGCCCAAAATCAATGAAGTACAGAGCCACCAACTAACACCACAGGCTACTATCCAAAATAGCCTtcaatgaaaaacaaaaatattataattaataattatatttattaaatttatccaaAATACCTTTCGGACCAATGCAAATCATCTTCAACCAAATATCTTATTCCATGTAAACTCGAATtcacaaaaaatgtttttattactttCCAAATACTCAAGCTTCTTTTAGTTGTCTTCTTattattcttcttcttctttttgcTCTTATTTTTATCCATTGTCTTTTTAGTTTCGCTCATTGTGTTGTCaactagtttttaaaaattttaatttctcgtCACTTGTATTATATGTAGTTAATTATTCAGTTTAAATTCATGTCACGAAAGACCGTATAAATTTACTATCAAAATATCTTCACGCGAGAACTACTTTTAtcttttagtaaatttataatataaattatttattattttcgtaatcaataattttttatatgaacaTAAATTCAagcttttaataatatatatcaaaatatatagagTTTTTTAATTGTGAGGTGTCACAATGAACTCACATTGGTGTAGTGGTGTTAAAACggtgtatattagggtgatccaaaaaataacaactttttttctcgcaaaaagatttttattttccataagaataacatggaaaaatttttttttacgtcttctgatttttataagtagctaacgatgcgcaATAGAAATAATTGGCAAGCATACTAGTAGTAgtagggaattaaatgctctacaacaaaagattcttatcattttttgaggaatctatttgttcaaaagttatttgaggttgaagtcgaattcatattaaattttgagattttcttactttttcggcgaaactatcagacctattacaaaatattattggatcttttttgtagacaattttatttcctagaagttatttctaacaaacttttttcgaattccgcattgttttctagttatttttattttaatgtcatgctcataaaaaaaaatagtctcctgatcgattttaagagcttgacattaaaataaaaataactagaaaacaatgcggaattcgaaaaaactttatttgaaataacttctaggaaataaaattgtctacaaaaaaggtccaatgatattttgtaataggtctgataattccaccggaaaagtaagaaaatctcaaaatttaatatgaattcgacttcaacctcaaataacttttgaacaaatagattcctcaaaaaatgataagaatctttttttgtagagtatttaattccctacaaaagtATGCTTGCTAactattcctatgacgcatcgttagctacttataaaaatcagaagacgtaaaaaaaattttttccatgttattcttatggaaaataaaaaagtgcgATGTGGAACCTCTTggtgttaatattaagagctctaattttcacaggcgtctttttttatctaaatgaaacttttgaacctgtttgcgagaaaaaacaaaatttgttattttttggatcaccctagtGTATATAAGGAGTAATTAAACTCCGATCGGAGTACACTGtacaaaatttttggtgtGATGAAAATAGTCTCCGAGGACTTTTACTCGGTCTGTTCGGTGTGAATTGacggtgtgaaatttttttggtgtgAAATATCGAGCGGTGTACTTTTAACACGGTATAAGTGTATTCTTTAACACCATACGGTGTTACTACCTCAAATAGTGTCGGTAGTCTCCGAGGACTTGTACTAGGTCTGCTCGGTGTGAATTGACGGTGTGAAATTTTCTTGGTGTGAAATATCAAGCGGTGTACTTTTAACACAGTATGagtatattatttaacacCATACGGTGTTATTACTTCAAATAGTATCTGATAAAATAGTCTGTAATTgaaaatgatgaaatcatataaacactgtaaaaaatgttgaatCCGCGGAAATCGCGCGCGATGTGATGTAGATGatttggtgttaaaatttttaacactgccGATGTGAAAGTTACACAACGCAGTATTAAATTTTGGATTGTGTATATTAACATTCTTGATACATTGGTAAATCTGtcgtatcattaatttttgaaacaataaaatgtttttttttgtgtttgaGATACAGCTCGACTTCTGATacttggaaaataaaattagttttttttaacaccggaaatAATATTAACAGAGCTActggtgttattttaactccGTTTTCGGAGTTAAACTTAATACCAAGACAGCATTCAAGTTggaatgactgctttacgacgTCTTTTTGAAGGTGTCCTCAAAAAGTCTTACAATGATttcttaaaggtgtcatttATAAGAACTCTTAATAGAAAGTTCTTGGAGactccataaataagacgtaCGTTTTGTGATGtctaaatgtattcttttttaaacttctttatgaagtcaaaattaggagctccttaaagacgtcatggtaaattcatactgaagtcttatttgcgaagtcagaaaaaagaagtctttttaaagacgtcttacgaagttcgctaggtggctcattcgacatcttgagaacttcttcAAGACTTCTTTAAGGTGTTGATGAaacgtccaaatcataaatagaagttcattcagaactcatcaagacgtcattttgctatctgggaTTCTCGATGCATTTTGGTAAATCTGtcgtatcattaatttttgaaacaataaaacttttttttgtatttgagaTACAACTCGACTTCTGAtgcttgaaaaataaaatcaattttttttaacaccggaaataatattaacagaactaccggtgttattttaacctCGTTTTCGGAGTTAAACTTAACACCTGCATATCGTGGATTtacgccattttttttttacagtgtaaaaataaaattcaaaattaaaatgggaaaattttctGACAGCAGTACCTTTGTttccaattaaataaaactactcAATTTTTCACCAGTAGAAAATTCtcaactttaatttttacctttctatagtttataatttttttatacaatttacaatttgatctgataaatttaaaaaatagtaataaataaatttacatttcgCACCGACATATGATCATTAGTCTATTAATTTCAATCATTTGACAGCATATTTgtcgttaaaatttttcacaaaaaatgtctaaaCGATTCGATAATCGacttaattcaataaatattacaaaacattatttataatttgaaaaatccagCTCGGTCAAGATGGCGCCAATTTGAAATACCAAAAATGGTCGACACTTCCCGTTTCCTCTCAATACTTCTCTCTCTCTCCATTCTATGGAATCTTTGGGAACAACAAGTGAGAAAGAAACATTTATTTGAGTTtcgttatatattttaatcgtTGGTCCTACTGCGACATGTAAAAGTCTGCACAGATTTTACTACCGTAACACACAAGGCTAAATTGGACACAGtctttaatttaactttttttttacccaacttATTACAAAAGTTTACGAATCACTTTATCGCGGTTGCGATAAAAAGTGTATAGTTGagtttttcataataaatttattatataattattcataattgaTTCTTTAACAAATAACAACGTTGTAATGGCGTTAAATCCGTCGTACGAAGCAATCGGCGAGGGTTTCGTTCGTCAATATTATGCACTTTTTGACGATCCCGCTCAAAGGCCGAATTTAGTTAATCTATATAGTGTGAGTACtttgtttatttgtttatttattagttattaattattatgtcaacaatataaaatttattaaccatCAAACATAACCTAACACGTGTTATCTTTAGGCGGAGTCATCATTCATGACATTCGAAGGCCAGCAGATCCAAGGAGGCACCAAGattatggaaaaattaaacgtaattatttattttattagtaaatatttattgacataaaatttgattactTGACAGTAAGGTAAGCGGCAAATTTTCTGACCTTTTGAAAACCGCGGATGCCGCGCTGGAAAAAcgttgattataaaataaaaatcacgtgTTTTGTCATCAGTTTCTGATGAGAATtgtcgttgaaaaaaattaacagtttttatttatttataagaagAGTTTCTACAGGCCGAGTTTatgctttaaaaattaacacgcTACAGTTTCCGACCCGAAAGACCCAATTATTGACTGGTGATTTGAACCAAATGTTGGTCgcaaatgtagtttttaatgCAAGTTATTGCTGCAATAAAAacgatttgaaaaattttaattatcgacagtttaatatataaaataaaattaatttttcttggacacgttttgatataaatatagcAACGATAGTAAGCGAAACgtttaaaacattattaatttgttgttatttataattactcatGTGATATTAATGTTCAAAACTTGTTGTttgaaaaacaataattataaataaattatcataagtgtaaactattatttatgttaacaaataatttgattattagTTAAACAGCATTTATTTACAACTGTATAAATTATCGATgtgaaatgttaaaattcgAGGATCACTTACAGCAGCATACCCGCTAATTGCTGTACCACTTATTGACCTCCGTATTTCagcgttaaaattaattttcattcatttaatcACCAtcaaaaacataaatataatcaattttaaacatacgtatatattttattttatttgcatattaaattatataaaatttaattatttaaccgGCGAACTCTAACTAGAAGAAATAATTTACGTAAACGGACTCAttgttcttaaaaaattacagtaaaaagttattgatagttaatttttaacaagaaagTTCAGAAGTTATCactttaaaattgaaaaggTCAAAAACCGGGCCACGGTCTATtagtaagtaatttatttaatttaaaatttatttcagagtttgggtttccaaaaaataaatcgtGTGATCACGGCTATTGATTCTCAGCCAATGTTCGATGGTGGAGTACTGATCAGTGTCCTTGGAAGATTGAaggtacatatatatttattttaaaaactttcggagcttataataattatacaaaaatcagatcaaaattgattaaatttttttttcaaactgcaagcaaaattaaatttaaaatccgcTATTTTTATATTGGCGACTTGAAAAACAGAAtctattaattgataataataattgatgaaaTAAAGTTATTGTCTTAATGGTTGGGCAGACCGATGATGATCAGCCCCATGCGTATGTCCAGACTTTTGTCCTGTCGCCTATTGGCACCAGCTTTTTCGTGCAGCACGACATCTTCAGACTCGGGTTGCACAACAGTGTCTAggctataaatatttttgatcgtCCAATGATCATTATGAATCGtggtaaaaagaaaataaataaataatcaagcTCAAGGAATTTTAATCTTCAAATCACCTCTGCTTGATTCCTAAACTAGTTGACACATGATTTTTATTGTCGTTTAAACTTTTCCTTAGTTAGtgcttttattaatttgtcaaagcatgattatcaatcaattaattaataacttactatcaggggtgtgcgaatagttcaaacttacaaattattcgtatcgaatcgaataattcgaattattcgtaagctttcaaattattcgttaattctcaaataattcaaaaatt
This sequence is a window from Microplitis mediator isolate UGA2020A chromosome 3, iyMicMedi2.1, whole genome shotgun sequence. Protein-coding genes within it:
- the LOC130664658 gene encoding probable nuclear transport factor 2 isoform X1 — encoded protein: MALNPSYEAIGEGFVRQYYALFDDPAQRPNLVNLYSAESSFMTFEGQQIQGGTKIMEKLNSLGFQKINRVITAIDSQPMFDGGVLISVLGRLKTDDDPPHMYYQTFVLKPLANSFFCQHDMFRLGIHDVA
- the LOC130664658 gene encoding probable nuclear transport factor 2 isoform X2, with the protein product MALNPSYEAIGEGFVRQYYALFDDPAQRPNLVNLYSAESSFMTFEGQQIQGGTKIMEKLNSLGFQKINRVITAIDSQPMFDGGVLISVLGRLKTDDDQPHAYVQTFVLSPIGTSFFVQHDIFRLGLHNSV